A single region of the Ictalurus punctatus breed USDA103 chromosome 17, Coco_2.0, whole genome shotgun sequence genome encodes:
- the serpinh1b gene encoding serpin H1b: MWVTNLVTLCLLAMASSAEVKQLSSHATSLADTSSHLAFNLYHTLAKEKDLDNILISPVVVASSLGLVALGGKSSTASQVKSVLKADALKDEHLHTGLSELLSEVSDPVARNVTWKISNKLYGPSSVSFADDFVKSSKKHYKYDHSKINFRDKRSAINSINEWAAKSTDGKLPEVTKDVKNTDGAMIINAMFFKPHWDEKFHHKMVDNRGFLVSRSFTVSVQMMHRTGLYGFYEDKDNKLFVLNMPLAHKKSSVIFIMPYHVEPLERLEKLLTKDQLNTWTSKLQETAVAVSLPKVSMEVSHDLQKHLGEIGLTEAVDKSKADLSNISGKKDLYLSNVFHASAWEWDTEGNPFDTSIFGTEKLRNPKLFYADHPFIFLVKDNQTNSILYIGRLVRPKGDKMRDEL, translated from the exons ATGTGGGTGACCAACCTCGTTACTCTGTGCCTTTTGGCCATGGCCTCTTCAGCTGAGGTAAAGCAACTCAGCAGCCATGCGACATCCCTGGCCGACACTAGCAGCCACCTCGCTTTCAACCTGTACCATACCTTGGCCAAAGAGAAGGACTTGGACAACATCCTGATCTCCCCTGTGGTGGTCGCATCCTCTCTGGGCTTGGTTGCCCTTGGAGGAAAGTCCTCCACTGCCTCACAAGTCAAGAGTGTCCTAAAGGCTGATGCACTGAAAGATGAGCATCTGCATACGGGACTTTCTGAGCTTCTGAGCGAGGTCAGTGACCCCGTGGCCCGCAACGTCACCTGGAAGATCAGCAACAAGCTGTATGGCCCCAGTTCCGTCAGCTTCGCTGATGACTTCGTGAAGAGCAGCAAGAAGCACTACAAGTACGATCACTCAAAGATCAACTTCCGTGACAAGAGAAGCGCAATCAACTCTATCAATGAGTGGGCTGCCAAATCCACCGACGGCAAGCTGCCAGAAGTCACCAAGGATGTGAAGAATACAGACGGTGCCATGATCATCAACGCCATGTTCTTCAAAC CTCACTGGGATGAGAAGTTCCACCATAAGATGGTTGACAACCGTGGGTTCCTTGTGTCCCGTTCCTTCACCGTATCTGTCCAAATGATGCATCGGACAG GTCTTTATGGTTTCTATGAGGACAAAGACAACAAGCTGTTTGTGCTCAACATGCCTTTGGCCCACAAGAAATCCAGTGTGATTTTCATCATGCCCTACCACGTGGAGCCCCTGGAGAGGCTGGAGAAGCTTCTGACAAAGGATCAGCTGAACACCTGGACGAGCAAGTTACAGGAAACTGCAGTGGCTGTTTCTCTGCCTAAAGTCAGCATGGAAGTTAGCCATGATCTCCAG AAACACCTGGGAGAAATTGGTCTCACAGAGGCGGTGGACAAGTCCAAGGCTGATCTGTCCAACATCTCTGGCAAGAAAGATCTCTACCTTTCTAACGTGTTCCATGCATCTGCTTGGGAATGGGACACAGAGGGTAACCCATTTGACACCAGCATCTTTGGCACAGAAAAGCTCAGGAACCCCAAGCTGTTCTATGCTGACCATCCATTTATCTTCCTGGTCAAGGACAACCAGACCAACTCCATCCTCTACATCGGTAGACTGGTTAGACCAAAGGGTGACAAAATGAGAGATGAATTGTAG